The following proteins are co-located in the Haloarcula marismortui ATCC 43049 genome:
- a CDS encoding DUF4166 domain-containing protein: MTGVYERALGEAAADLHPKVRDRYSLAPDDGTVCVGRGEMDITRGTLVLPALYAMTTQNMLFPEAGEDVPFSVTTVAYTTDGGHEAMTTRRAFDFGDTTRLFDSLTVWDAEAERLLDFLGTHGRIASELHPRVEDGALVVAGGRQWARLDDRHVPLPGPLAADVEVRDRYDEDDERYHVTATVENDLVGHMLGYRGTFTQDQTASDGTPDDLRIVRGLDRLPPR, encoded by the coding sequence GTGACGGGCGTCTACGAGCGGGCGCTGGGCGAGGCCGCGGCCGACCTCCACCCGAAGGTCCGCGACCGGTACAGCCTCGCCCCGGACGACGGGACGGTCTGTGTCGGTCGCGGCGAGATGGATATTACCCGCGGGACGCTGGTCCTCCCGGCGCTGTACGCGATGACGACCCAGAATATGCTGTTCCCTGAAGCCGGCGAGGACGTGCCGTTTTCGGTGACGACGGTGGCCTACACGACGGACGGCGGTCACGAGGCGATGACGACCCGCCGCGCCTTCGACTTTGGCGACACCACCCGCCTGTTCGACTCGCTGACCGTCTGGGACGCCGAGGCCGAACGACTGCTCGATTTCTTGGGGACACACGGCCGAATCGCCAGCGAACTCCACCCGCGGGTCGAGGACGGCGCGCTCGTGGTCGCTGGCGGCCGCCAGTGGGCTCGTCTGGACGACCGCCATGTGCCCTTGCCGGGGCCGCTGGCCGCCGATGTCGAGGTACGTGACCGCTACGACGAGGATGATGAACGCTACCACGTCACCGCGACCGTCGAGAACGACCTCGTGGGTCACATGCTCGGCTATCGGGGGACGTTCACGCAGGACCAGACTGCCAGCGACGGGACGCCCGACGACCTCCGAATCGTCCGCGGACTCGACCGGCTCCCGCCGCGATGA